One window of the Leptotrichia hongkongensis genome contains the following:
- a CDS encoding N(4)-(beta-N-acetylglucosaminyl)-L-asparaginase, whose protein sequence is MWGIIATWCMAHDGVKEAAKILKNDGKAGEAIETAIKNVEDFPFYKSVGYGGLPNEEMEVELDAAYMDGSNFDFGAVCAIKDFANPISVARDLSHLNENSMLVSEGAEKYAHKKGFERKNMLTERAKIHYRNRLKDMAHIKEIEIKPYSGHDTVGMVCLDKEENIVAGTSTSGLFMKKKGRVGDSPVIGSGLYADSEIGGASATGLGEDIMKGIISYEIVKLMESGLSPQKACEKAVFTFEKKLIRKRGKAGDISVIAMNNKGEWGVATNIENFSFVAGNEKTPVKVYRTKRKGNEMIHEEATEEWLQEYINERTKPLIEK, encoded by the coding sequence ATGTGGGGAATAATCGCAACATGGTGCATGGCACATGATGGTGTCAAAGAAGCTGCAAAAATACTGAAAAATGATGGAAAAGCGGGAGAAGCGATAGAAACTGCAATAAAAAATGTTGAAGATTTTCCTTTTTATAAATCTGTAGGTTACGGTGGACTTCCAAATGAAGAAATGGAAGTGGAACTGGATGCGGCATACATGGATGGAAGCAACTTTGATTTTGGAGCAGTATGTGCCATTAAGGATTTTGCCAATCCTATATCTGTTGCCAGAGATTTGAGTCATTTAAATGAAAATAGCATGTTAGTAAGTGAAGGGGCAGAAAAATATGCGCATAAAAAAGGTTTTGAAAGAAAAAATATGCTTACAGAAAGGGCAAAAATACATTACAGAAACAGATTGAAGGATATGGCACATATAAAAGAAATAGAAATAAAGCCCTATTCAGGACATGATACGGTTGGTATGGTGTGCCTTGATAAAGAAGAAAATATAGTTGCAGGAACTTCTACAAGCGGACTTTTCATGAAAAAGAAAGGAAGAGTGGGAGATTCGCCTGTAATCGGTTCAGGACTCTATGCTGACAGTGAGATTGGAGGAGCAAGTGCAACAGGGCTTGGAGAAGATATAATGAAGGGGATAATTTCATACGAGATAGTAAAACTTATGGAAAGTGGTCTTTCTCCCCAGAAAGCATGTGAAAAGGCTGTCTTCACTTTTGAGAAGAAATTGATAAGAAAAAGAGGAAAAGCAGGAGATATTTCTGTAATTGCCATGAATAACAAAGGGGAATGGGGAGTGGCTACAAATATTGAAAATTTTTCCTTTGTTGCAGGAAATGAAAAGACTCCTGTAAAAGTATACAGGACAAAAAGAAAAGGCAATGAAATGATACACGAAGAAGCGACTGAAGAGTGGCTACAGGAGTATATCAATGAAAGAACGAAACCTCTTATAGAAAAATAA
- a CDS encoding PTS sugar transporter subunit IIB yields MKRIYLFCAAGMSTSLVAKKMQEVADKHNLPVEVKAFPDGKIDAIVEELHPDIILLGPQVKFKFEETASKYEPKGIPVAVIDLEDYGKIDGERILKRAIKILKEKAVKEDV; encoded by the coding sequence ATGAAAAGAATATATTTGTTTTGTGCTGCGGGAATGTCTACAAGTTTAGTTGCAAAAAAAATGCAGGAAGTTGCAGATAAACATAATTTACCTGTTGAAGTAAAAGCTTTTCCTGATGGTAAAATAGATGCTATTGTTGAAGAATTGCATCCAGATATAATATTGCTTGGGCCTCAAGTAAAATTTAAATTTGAAGAAACAGCTTCAAAATATGAGCCAAAGGGAATTCCTGTAGCAGTAATTGATTTGGAAGATTATGGAAAAATCGATGGAGAACGTATTTTAAAAAGAGCAATAAAAATACTAAAAGAAAAGGCGGTAAAGGAAGATGTTTGA
- a CDS encoding GrdB-related putative oxidoreductase — MKIVLFFDQIQSGTGGKEGANVELALEKGGMGSYMMFSEYIKNIGGTVLATTYCSDSYFKENQELVLEKMTGLLNKVKADILLCGPCFNYYNYAEMSSILAEHVKKETNCKPVVVCSEENKEIIDKYKNDLVMIKMPKKGGVGLRESLQNMAKVIKKVYDGDNLSEVSDYIYK, encoded by the coding sequence ATGAAAATAGTTTTGTTTTTTGATCAGATTCAATCTGGAACAGGTGGAAAAGAAGGAGCTAATGTAGAACTTGCGCTGGAAAAAGGTGGAATGGGTTCGTACATGATGTTTTCTGAATATATAAAAAATATAGGTGGAACAGTGCTTGCAACAACATATTGCAGCGATAGTTATTTTAAGGAAAATCAGGAGCTTGTCCTTGAAAAAATGACAGGTCTTCTGAATAAGGTAAAAGCGGATATTCTTTTGTGTGGACCATGTTTTAACTATTACAACTATGCAGAAATGTCTTCTATTCTAGCAGAACATGTAAAAAAGGAAACAAATTGTAAACCTGTAGTTGTATGTTCAGAAGAAAATAAAGAAATAATAGATAAATATAAAAATGACTTAGTAATGATAAAAATGCCAAAAAAAGGTGGAGTAGGATTACGTGAATCACTTCAGAATATGGCAAAAGTAATTAAGAAGGTTTACGATGGGGATAATTTATCAGAAGTGAGCGATTATATATATAAATAG
- a CDS encoding replication initiation protein, with product MDIYFSEKFTNLKNTINLKFSKKITKNEKNFFKLLFFRIASDSSFLEKAEIRFEELLSILDFPSINDFTPFFNALIEKHIFFSTDMQFSGSFGIISSFVLYSDYCHIFFTEEFKNCFSLKKNFFSLLEIEKFIFMNDSFSFSFYNNIIKNFKDKNEITLPVSLVKTYLNSNDKYERFFDFEKYILKKAILDINTFTDFSIEYEKIKEHKKATNKITSISFSINKSKQSYKPFDNKIYKMLELIKEKISNPEEIYRLFVLYVSKRGYKYVYDNINYAKNSKDFEKNLKKALMLNLASNNLKLFVNVSKTVKSPIVLFYTLTRKLNKIKRHYPKIEELMYDFKLKNIDSISYFNDNDSFEFSNKYIRIFVKYYSSKKSIIEIYLPSNIIEKMRLEKEI from the coding sequence ATGGATATTTATTTTTCAGAAAAATTTACAAATTTAAAAAATACTATTAATCTTAAATTTTCAAAAAAAATAACAAAAAATGAAAAAAATTTTTTTAAATTATTATTCTTTAGAATTGCATCAGATTCATCATTTTTAGAAAAAGCTGAAATTAGATTTGAAGAACTGCTTTCCATACTCGATTTTCCTTCAATTAATGATTTTACCCCATTTTTTAATGCTTTAATAGAAAAACATATATTTTTTTCTACAGATATGCAATTTTCAGGCTCCTTTGGAATCATTTCATCTTTTGTTTTATATTCTGATTATTGTCACATATTTTTTACTGAAGAATTTAAAAACTGCTTTTCTCTCAAAAAAAACTTTTTTTCCCTTCTTGAAATTGAAAAATTTATTTTTATGAATGATTCTTTCTCATTCAGTTTTTATAACAATATTATTAAAAACTTTAAAGATAAGAACGAAATCACTCTACCAGTTTCGTTAGTAAAAACTTACCTAAACTCAAATGATAAATATGAAAGATTTTTTGATTTTGAAAAGTATATTTTAAAAAAAGCTATACTGGACATAAATACTTTTACAGATTTTTCAATTGAATATGAAAAAATAAAAGAACACAAAAAAGCAACAAATAAAATTACCTCAATAAGTTTTTCTATAAATAAATCAAAACAATCCTACAAACCTTTTGATAATAAAATTTATAAAATGCTGGAACTTATTAAAGAAAAAATTTCCAATCCTGAAGAAATTTACCGTTTATTTGTACTTTATGTATCAAAAAGAGGATATAAATACGTCTACGACAATATAAATTATGCCAAAAATTCTAAAGATTTTGAAAAAAATTTGAAAAAGGCTCTTATGCTTAATCTAGCCTCAAACAATCTAAAACTTTTTGTAAATGTATCAAAAACTGTTAAATCACCAATAGTCCTATTTTACACACTTACAAGAAAACTTAACAAAATTAAAAGACATTATCCAAAAATTGAAGAACTTATGTATGACTTTAAATTAAAAAATATTGATTCTATCAGCTATTTCAACGATAATGACTCTTTTGAATTTTCAAATAAATATATTAGAATTTTTGTAAAATATTATTCTAGCAAAAAGTCCATTATTGAAATATATCTTCCAAGCAATATTATCGAAAAAATGAGACTAGAAAAGGAAATTTAA
- a CDS encoding 6-phospho-alpha-glucosidase, which yields MKKFSIAVAGGGSTFTPGIVLMLLENLDKFPIRQIKFYDNDAERQEIIAKACDIIIKEKAPDINFVYTTDPETAFTDVDFVMAHIRVGKYAMREKDEKIPLRHGVLGQETCGPGGISYGMRSIGGVIELVDYMEKYSPNAWMLNYSNPAAIVAEATRRLRPNSKILNICDMPIGIEIRMAEMLGLKSRKDMVIRYFGLNHFGWWTDIRDKEGNDLMPALREKVAKIGYNVEIEGENTEASWNDTFTKARDVFAIDPTTMPNTYLKYYFFPDYVVEHSDPNHTRANEVMEGREKFVFGECRAIAEKGTAKDSKLHVDDHASYIVDLARAIAYDTKERMLLIVENDGAISNFDPTAMVEVPCIVGSNGPEKIVQGKIPQFQKGLMEQQVSVEKLVVEAWIEGSYQKLWQAITLSRTVPSASVAKAILDDLIEANKDFWPVLK from the coding sequence AATTTAGATAAATTTCCGATTAGACAAATAAAATTTTATGATAACGATGCAGAAAGACAAGAAATTATAGCAAAAGCTTGTGACATTATTATAAAGGAAAAAGCGCCTGATATTAACTTTGTTTATACAACAGATCCTGAAACAGCGTTTACTGATGTAGACTTTGTTATGGCACATATAAGAGTTGGAAAATATGCAATGCGTGAAAAAGATGAAAAAATACCTTTAAGACATGGAGTATTAGGACAAGAAACTTGCGGACCTGGAGGAATTTCTTATGGAATGCGTTCAATTGGTGGAGTTATCGAGTTAGTTGATTATATGGAAAAATATTCACCAAATGCATGGATGTTAAACTATTCAAACCCTGCAGCAATCGTAGCAGAAGCAACTAGAAGATTACGTCCAAACTCTAAAATATTAAATATTTGTGACATGCCAATTGGAATCGAAATAAGAATGGCTGAAATGCTTGGGCTTAAATCAAGAAAAGATATGGTAATTAGATACTTTGGATTAAATCACTTTGGATGGTGGACAGACATTAGAGATAAAGAAGGAAATGACTTAATGCCTGCATTAAGAGAAAAAGTGGCAAAAATTGGATACAATGTAGAAATTGAAGGAGAAAATACAGAAGCAAGCTGGAATGATACATTCACAAAAGCAAGAGATGTATTTGCAATTGACCCTACAACAATGCCAAATACTTACTTAAAATATTACTTCTTCCCTGATTATGTAGTAGAACACTCAGACCCTAATCACACAAGAGCAAATGAAGTAATGGAAGGAAGAGAAAAATTTGTATTTGGAGAATGTAGAGCAATCGCTGAAAAAGGAACAGCAAAAGATAGCAAACTACACGTTGACGATCATGCCTCATATATAGTTGACTTGGCAAGAGCAATCGCTTATGATACAAAAGAAAGAATGTTATTAATAGTAGAAAATGATGGAGCAATCTCAAACTTTGATCCAACTGCAATGGTTGAAGTACCTTGTATAGTAGGTTCAAATGGACCAGAAAAAATTGTTCAAGGTAAAATACCTCAATTCCAAAAAGGATTAATGGAACAACAAGTATCAGTTGAAAAATTGGTAGTAGAAGCATGGATTGAAGGTTCATATCAAAAATTATGGCAAGCAATCACATTGTCAAGAACAGTACCAAGTGCATCTGTTGCAAAAGCAATATTGGATGACTTAATTGAAGCAAATAAAGACTTCTGGCCAGTGTTGAAATAA
- a CDS encoding DUF7916 family protein → MGKRLLSCFTSDFSKMSGQDLKNAIKASEGRTVLSENVTGRRSVTGDVTNSELARAFGADLILLNGLDVYNPVIAALPESDEPIKLLKKLTGRPVGLNLEPVDLNADMMEEIEIIPEGRMCSEATLKKIEEMGFDFVCLTGNPGTGVTNNRISEGIKQAKKYFSGMVIAGKMHSAGVDEPVANLDVVKEFIESGADVIMLPAVGTVPGFTQDEMIKAVRFIKENGALSMSAIGTSQESSTRETIRQIAIMNKIAGVDIQHIGDAGYSGVANYENIMELSIAIRGVRHTIRMIAASNDR, encoded by the coding sequence ATGGGAAAAAGATTATTAAGTTGTTTTACTAGTGATTTTAGTAAAATGTCAGGACAAGATTTAAAGAATGCAATTAAAGCAAGTGAAGGAAGAACAGTGCTTTCAGAAAATGTTACAGGAAGAAGAAGCGTTACAGGAGATGTTACAAATAGCGAATTAGCAAGAGCATTTGGAGCAGATCTTATATTACTGAATGGATTGGATGTGTATAATCCTGTTATAGCAGCTTTGCCTGAAAGTGATGAACCAATAAAGCTTTTGAAAAAGCTTACAGGTAGACCAGTAGGTCTGAATCTTGAGCCTGTAGACTTGAATGCGGATATGATGGAGGAAATAGAGATTATTCCTGAAGGAAGAATGTGTTCTGAAGCAACATTAAAAAAAATAGAGGAAATGGGATTTGACTTTGTATGTCTTACAGGAAATCCTGGTACAGGAGTTACAAACAATCGAATTTCAGAAGGAATAAAACAGGCCAAAAAATATTTTAGTGGAATGGTAATAGCAGGGAAAATGCATTCAGCAGGAGTTGATGAACCTGTCGCAAATTTAGATGTTGTAAAAGAATTTATTGAAAGCGGTGCAGATGTTATTATGCTTCCAGCTGTTGGAACAGTACCTGGCTTTACTCAAGATGAAATGATAAAGGCTGTAAGATTTATTAAGGAAAATGGAGCATTATCAATGTCTGCGATAGGAACAAGTCAAGAAAGCTCCACAAGAGAAACAATAAGACAAATAGCAATAATGAATAAAATAGCTGGAGTGGATATTCAACATATTGGAGATGCTGGATATTCAGGAGTTGCAAATTATGAAAATATAATGGAACTGTCAATCGCCATAAGAGGTGTAAGACACACAATTAGAATGATTGCTGCTTCAAATGATAGATAA
- a CDS encoding PTS sugar transporter subunit IIC: MFDKLEKILGPLATKLSSNKVLTAIRDGFLVGTPLIIVASIFLVIGNFPIPGYTEFIAKFLGKGWDGHLDAVINSTFGIIALLGVIGIGYYYGKEKGIEGIAGAAVSLVAFLIISPQTHPLFVDKEGKAFSGFASGNLGTKGLFLAMITALVSVTIFTAIKNKGWTIKLPDGVPPAVMNSFAALIPSMFVMFTFFIIRLGFLFFTKEGYAHDFIYKVLQAPLMGFGQSLIFEPIYQFLSTLFWFFGINGPAVTNTIFNPIHLALTAENLAAYNAHQPLPNIFAGPFGDFFCNFGGGGSTLSLVLLMIFKGKSERMKKLGKLSIVPGIFGINEMVIFGLPVVLNPIIAVPFLLVPLVNTILSTAATLLNIIPRTTGVLLPWTTPMFFSGWLATGSIIAGLFQIILVIIGCLIYYPFFKVLDTQYLKEETQPVEQNEKDDLEDISLDDISF; the protein is encoded by the coding sequence ATGTTTGATAAATTAGAGAAAATTTTAGGACCTTTGGCTACTAAATTAAGCAGTAATAAAGTTTTAACAGCAATCCGTGATGGATTTTTAGTAGGTACACCGTTAATTATAGTGGCTTCAATATTTTTAGTTATTGGGAATTTTCCAATTCCTGGATATACAGAATTTATTGCAAAATTTTTGGGAAAGGGATGGGATGGACACCTTGATGCAGTTATTAATTCTACATTTGGTATAATAGCTCTTCTTGGAGTTATTGGTATTGGTTATTATTATGGTAAAGAAAAAGGAATAGAAGGTATTGCGGGAGCTGCAGTTTCATTAGTTGCATTTCTGATTATAAGTCCTCAGACACATCCGCTTTTTGTAGACAAGGAAGGTAAAGCTTTTAGCGGATTTGCATCAGGAAATTTAGGAACAAAAGGATTATTTTTAGCAATGATTACAGCATTGGTTTCTGTAACAATATTTACGGCAATTAAAAATAAAGGATGGACAATAAAATTGCCGGATGGTGTGCCACCTGCGGTAATGAATTCATTTGCAGCATTGATTCCAAGTATGTTTGTTATGTTTACATTCTTTATAATAAGACTTGGGTTCTTGTTTTTTACAAAAGAAGGATATGCTCATGATTTTATTTATAAAGTATTACAGGCACCTTTGATGGGATTTGGTCAAAGCCTTATATTTGAACCTATTTATCAATTTTTGTCAACATTATTCTGGTTCTTTGGTATAAACGGTCCAGCAGTTACGAATACTATTTTCAATCCTATACATTTAGCATTGACTGCTGAAAACCTGGCTGCATATAATGCACATCAACCTTTGCCTAATATATTCGCAGGACCATTTGGAGACTTCTTCTGTAACTTTGGTGGTGGAGGAAGTACACTATCTCTTGTATTACTTATGATATTTAAAGGTAAATCAGAACGTATGAAAAAATTAGGTAAATTGTCTATAGTTCCAGGAATCTTTGGTATAAATGAAATGGTTATATTTGGACTTCCAGTTGTATTAAATCCAATTATCGCGGTACCATTTTTATTGGTTCCACTTGTTAATACGATTTTGTCCACAGCTGCCACTTTGTTAAATATTATACCTCGTACAACTGGAGTTTTACTACCTTGGACAACACCAATGTTCTTTTCAGGATGGTTGGCTACAGGAAGTATAATTGCGGGACTTTTCCAAATAATACTGGTTATAATTGGATGCCTTATTTATTATCCATTCTTTAAAGTGCTTGATACACAGTACTTGAAAGAAGAAACTCAACCAGTAGAACAAAATGAGAAAGATGATTTAGAAGATATTTCTCTTGATGATATCTCGTTCTAA
- a CDS encoding glycoside hydrolase family 13 protein has product MDTKKLDKKWWKKEVGYQIYPRSFYDSNNDGIGDLNGIIEKLDYLKELGITLIWICPVYKSPMDDNGYDISDYYDINPEFGTKEDLERLIVEAEKRGIKIILDLVINHTSDEHEWFLEALRNPESKYRNYYIFKRGKNGMPPTNWRSHFGGSAWEKVEGETDENGNEMYYLHLFSKKQPDLNWENPEVREELYKMVNYWLEKGIAGFRVDAINSIKKDKDYLDLPVDGADGFAFSIKYTLNQPGIEEFLGELAKKTFKKYNCMTVAETPLLEYERYNDFIGEDGFFSMIFDFSYSDLDMAKEGFYYSVQDVKINELRKKFFESQLTQQKYGWGAPFLENHDLPRSLNKFLGKKANEINAKLLATLFFFLRGTPFIYQGQEIGMDNFERTDIAQFDDIASKDQYQRALGEGFSPKEALYFVNKRSRDNSRTPFQWNSSKNAGFSKNEDVKAWIELTGSQDKVNAESQINNENSIFAHYKKMIDLRQNGKYSDCLIFGEFIPVELENDEIIAYIRKYKNQQVLCINNFSDKKQRVDLSEIAKNIDETEIKLGDILINNYANIENDGKALILEGYQSLLVEIHML; this is encoded by the coding sequence ATGGATACAAAAAAATTAGATAAAAAATGGTGGAAAAAAGAAGTTGGATATCAAATATATCCAAGAAGTTTTTATGATAGTAACAATGATGGAATTGGAGATTTGAATGGAATTATTGAAAAATTGGATTATCTAAAAGAACTGGGGATAACTCTTATCTGGATTTGTCCTGTGTATAAGTCACCAATGGATGACAATGGATACGATATTTCTGATTATTATGATATAAATCCTGAATTTGGAACAAAGGAAGATTTGGAAAGATTAATTGTAGAGGCGGAAAAAAGAGGAATAAAGATAATTCTGGACTTGGTAATTAATCATACTTCAGATGAGCATGAGTGGTTTTTGGAAGCATTAAGAAATCCTGAAAGTAAGTATAGAAATTATTATATTTTTAAAAGAGGAAAAAATGGAATGCCACCAACAAACTGGAGAAGCCATTTTGGAGGTTCTGCTTGGGAAAAAGTTGAAGGGGAAACTGATGAAAATGGGAATGAAATGTATTATTTACATTTATTTTCAAAGAAACAGCCTGATTTAAATTGGGAAAACCCTGAAGTTAGGGAAGAGCTTTATAAAATGGTAAATTACTGGCTGGAAAAAGGAATTGCAGGTTTCAGGGTAGATGCTATAAATTCAATAAAAAAAGATAAGGATTATTTAGATTTGCCTGTTGACGGAGCGGATGGTTTTGCATTTAGCATAAAATATACGTTAAATCAGCCAGGAATTGAGGAATTTTTAGGAGAACTGGCAAAAAAAACATTTAAGAAGTACAACTGCATGACTGTAGCTGAAACACCTTTGCTGGAATACGAAAGATACAATGATTTTATTGGTGAAGATGGATTTTTTTCAATGATTTTTGATTTCAGCTATTCTGATTTAGATATGGCGAAAGAAGGTTTTTACTATTCAGTGCAGGATGTGAAAATTAATGAATTGAGAAAAAAATTTTTTGAAAGTCAGCTGACACAGCAGAAATATGGATGGGGAGCACCATTTTTAGAAAATCACGATTTGCCAAGAAGTTTGAATAAATTTTTAGGGAAGAAAGCAAATGAAATAAATGCAAAATTACTTGCGACATTGTTTTTCTTTTTACGTGGGACACCGTTTATTTATCAGGGACAGGAAATAGGAATGGACAATTTTGAGAGAACTGATATAGCACAGTTTGATGATATTGCCAGCAAAGATCAGTATCAACGTGCATTGGGAGAAGGTTTTTCTCCTAAAGAAGCGCTATATTTTGTAAACAAAAGAAGCCGTGACAATTCAAGAACACCTTTCCAATGGAATAGCAGTAAAAATGCTGGATTTTCAAAAAATGAAGATGTAAAAGCATGGATAGAATTAACTGGAAGTCAAGATAAAGTAAATGCAGAATCTCAAATAAATAATGAAAATTCAATTTTTGCCCATTATAAAAAAATGATTGATTTACGACAAAATGGAAAATATTCAGATTGTCTGATTTTTGGGGAATTTATTCCAGTAGAATTAGAAAATGATGAAATAATCGCATATATAAGAAAATATAAAAATCAGCAAGTTCTTTGCATTAATAATTTTTCTGATAAAAAACAGAGAGTGGATCTAAGCGAAATTGCTAAAAATATTGATGAAACAGAAATCAAGCTAGGAGATATTCTGATTAATAATTATGCGAATATTGAAAATGATGGAAAAGCGCTAATTTTGGAAGGATACCAAAGTTTGTTAGTGGAAATTCACATGTTATAA
- a CDS encoding Sapep family Mn(2+)-dependent dipeptidase: MDKNTDDNKKYDKKRNISDEEIILKIKEEVKKIQPELIEKIRELVSIYSIQTEPEENAPFGKGPAEALDKALEISEKLGFNTVNIDNKIGYAEYVSEEIRDYEEYIGIFGHVDVVPLGEGWKYPPLGGKIENNRIYGRGVLDNKGPILSNLFALHILKKLGIKFDVPVRIVFGANEETGFACVKHYLTKKKAPIFGWTPDCKWPVVYGERGRLKVRIYSEMKDLEKLYEFVNGYILSAPNNGVKLKINFKDDDFGEMILRGYRFGIAENRHFFEFVMSYPAICKKDQLMDLIRSNLTEGTELEEISNWNPVLYDKSSEYVQTLQKVYNYVTGFNAEPVTTTGGTYAKIIPNIIAYGPSFPGQKDIAHLPDEWLDLSDLEKITEIYALSLYEISKLKNRKE; encoded by the coding sequence ATGGATAAAAATACGGATGATAATAAAAAATATGATAAAAAAAGGAATATTTCCGATGAGGAAATAATATTGAAAATAAAAGAAGAAGTGAAAAAAATACAGCCTGAATTAATAGAGAAAATACGTGAATTAGTTTCAATTTACAGTATTCAGACGGAACCTGAAGAAAATGCCCCATTTGGAAAAGGGCCTGCTGAGGCACTGGATAAAGCTTTGGAAATATCAGAAAAACTGGGATTTAATACAGTGAATATAGATAATAAAATAGGTTATGCAGAATATGTATCAGAAGAAATAAGGGATTATGAGGAATATATAGGGATTTTTGGGCATGTAGATGTTGTTCCTCTTGGTGAAGGGTGGAAGTATCCTCCATTAGGCGGAAAAATAGAAAATAATCGCATATATGGAAGAGGTGTTCTAGATAATAAAGGTCCCATTCTGTCAAATCTTTTTGCACTTCATATTCTGAAAAAATTAGGAATAAAATTTGATGTTCCTGTAAGAATAGTTTTCGGAGCAAATGAAGAAACAGGATTTGCATGTGTAAAACATTATCTGACAAAGAAAAAAGCTCCTATTTTTGGCTGGACTCCTGACTGTAAATGGCCAGTTGTGTACGGCGAAAGGGGAAGGCTTAAGGTAAGAATATATTCTGAAATGAAAGATTTAGAGAAATTATATGAATTTGTAAATGGATATATATTATCAGCACCTAATAATGGTGTAAAATTAAAAATAAACTTTAAGGATGATGATTTCGGAGAAATGATATTAAGAGGGTACAGATTTGGAATTGCTGAAAACAGACATTTTTTTGAATTTGTAATGAGCTATCCTGCAATATGTAAAAAAGATCAGCTTATGGATTTAATCAGAAGTAATTTGACGGAAGGAACAGAGCTGGAAGAAATTTCCAACTGGAATCCAGTTCTATATGATAAAAGTTCTGAATATGTGCAGACTTTACAGAAAGTATATAATTATGTCACAGGCTTTAATGCAGAACCTGTCACAACGACAGGAGGAACTTATGCAAAGATAATTCCTAATATTATTGCATATGGCCCAAGTTTTCCAGGTCAGAAGGATATAGCACATTTACCTGATGAGTGGCTTGATTTATCAGATTTAGAGAAAATAACAGAGATTTATGCACTTTCATTATATGAAATAAGTAAATTGAAAAATAGAAAAGAATAA
- a CDS encoding M42 family metallopeptidase produces the protein MNFDIRWEVLKELTETYAISGFEEDIVDMLKKHINLPYSQDGLGSCLFRKEGNGISIMIATHMDEVGFVVKEIDEQGYMYFQNVGNMWSHVLLNQKVAVINEKKNIYYGVIGGPAVHSIKEKEREKVLPIDKLYIDMGVSSKKRIEELGIKVGDMICPYGEMIELNEEGYLAGKSFDNRVSVATGIWLMNMLKKENTGNKVTLAATVQEEVGLRGARTTAHKVFPDLAIAVDTTLAGDTPLNKNNIKLGKGVAINVIDSMTIMNRGLLIYIENLCRKNDIPYQLSCFTDGGTDAGNIHKSGTGIPATTLSIPMRYMHTHLGVVHKDDIIATLKLLKLIVEDLTPEKYDRILKENYNYSE, from the coding sequence ATGAATTTTGATATAAGATGGGAAGTTTTGAAGGAGCTGACAGAAACTTATGCAATTTCAGGATTTGAAGAGGATATTGTAGATATGTTGAAAAAGCATATAAATCTTCCATATTCTCAGGATGGTCTTGGATCCTGCCTTTTTAGAAAGGAAGGAAATGGTATTTCCATAATGATAGCCACTCATATGGATGAAGTAGGGTTTGTTGTAAAGGAAATAGATGAGCAGGGGTACATGTATTTTCAGAATGTAGGAAACATGTGGTCGCATGTTCTGCTCAATCAGAAAGTGGCAGTTATAAATGAAAAAAAGAATATATATTATGGTGTTATTGGTGGACCTGCAGTTCATTCAATAAAGGAAAAGGAAAGAGAAAAGGTATTACCGATTGATAAACTGTATATTGATATGGGAGTCAGCAGTAAAAAACGGATTGAAGAACTTGGAATAAAAGTAGGAGATATGATATGTCCGTATGGAGAAATGATAGAGCTGAATGAGGAAGGATACCTTGCAGGGAAATCCTTTGACAATCGTGTAAGTGTAGCGACAGGAATATGGCTTATGAATATGCTGAAAAAAGAAAATACAGGCAATAAGGTTACTCTTGCGGCAACGGTACAGGAGGAAGTAGGACTTAGGGGTGCAAGAACAACAGCACATAAAGTTTTTCCTGACCTGGCAATAGCTGTAGATACTACTTTGGCAGGAGATACCCCCTTGAATAAAAATAATATAAAGCTTGGAAAAGGAGTAGCTATTAATGTTATTGATTCAATGACCATAATGAACAGAGGACTGCTTATTTATATTGAAAATCTATGCAGAAAGAATGACATTCCTTATCAGCTGAGCTGTTTTACAGATGGTGGGACTGATGCAGGAAATATTCATAAGTCAGGAACTGGAATACCAGCCACAACTTTATCTATACCTATGAGATACATGCATACTCATCTTGGAGTCGTACATAAGGATGATATTATTGCAACATTGAAACTGCTGAAACTGATAGTAGAAGATCTGACTCCTGAAAAGTACGACAGAATACTGAAGGAAAATTATAATTACAGTGAATAA